Within Actinoplanes sp. L3-i22, the genomic segment GCGGAGAACGACGCCCGGCTCTTCTCCGGGCACCTGCGGGCCGACCTGGACCCGGAGCGCGGCGGCCGGCTGGCGCAGGCGCTGGAGGCCGCGGCCGCCCAGGACATCGTGGACGGTCTGCCGCGCGGACTGGACAGTGTGGTGGCCGAGCGCGGCCGATCCTTCTCCGGCGGCCAGCAGCAACGGTTACGGCTGGTCCGGGCGCTGGTCGCGGACCCGGAGATCCTGATCCTGGTGGAGCCGACGAACGCGGTCGACGCGCACACCGAGGCGCGGATCGCCGAGCGGATCCGGGCGGTCCGAGCCGGCCGCACCACGCTCGTCTGCACGTCCAGCCCGCTCGTGCTGGGCCACACCGACCGGGTGCTCTACCTGGAGGACGGCCGGGTGGTCGCGGCCGGCACCCATCACGAGCTGCTCGACTCGGAGCCGCGGTACGCCCGCGCCGTGCTCCGCCAGGAGCGGCCGTGACCCACGCGCTACCCGTCGCCGACCGCTCCCAGGCCTGGCGCTACGCACGCTCGTTGTTCCGGACCCACCCCGGGATGTTCCGTGCCACCGTCGGGCTGCACCTGCTCGCCGCCCTGGCCGGGGTCACCGGGCCCCGGCTGCTCGGCGACCTGGTCCAGGCCGTCCAGCGCGGGGCGCACGCGGCCGAGCTGAACCGGGTGGCCGGCGCGCTGGCCGGGTTCGTGCTCCTGCAGGCGGTGCTGATCCGGTTCGCGTACCTGGCCTCCGCCCGGCTCGGCGAGCAGATCCTGGCCGAGCTGCGGGAGGAGTTCATCGCCCGGGTGCTGACCCTGCCGCTGGGCACCGTCGAGTCGGCCGGGACCGGGGACCTGCTGACCCGGACCACCCGGGACGTGGACGCGCTCTCCAAGTGCGTCCGGCTGGCCGTGCCGGAGACTCTGATCGCGCTGCTCACCGGCGGTCTCGTGGTGGTCGCACTGATCACCGTGAGCCCGGTGCTGGCGATTCCGCTGGTGATCGGGGTGCCGATCACGGTGGCCGGGACGCGCTGGTACGTACGCCGGGCGCCGTCCGCCTACCTGCGGCAGAACGCGGCCTACTCGGAGGTGACCGACGGGCTCGCCGAGACGGTCGAGGGGGCCCGCACGGTGGAGGCGCTGGGGCGGCAGGGGCAGCGGGTCGCGCGTACCGACCGGGACCTGGGCCGATCCTGGCGGGCCGAGCGGTACACGCTGTTCCTGCGGACCGTCTGGTGGCCGGTGATCGAGGTCAGCTACGTGGTGCCGATGGTGCTCACCCTGCTCGCCGGCGGCTGGCTCTACCTGCGCGGGTCGGTCACGCTGGGCCAGCTGACCGCGGCGGTGATCTACGTCCAGCAGCTGATCCACCCGCTCGACCGGCTGCTCTCCTGGCTGGACGAGCTCCAGGTCGGCTCGGCCTCACTGGCCCGGCTGCTCGGGGTGGCCGACGCCCCGGAGCCGCCCCGGCCGGCCGCGCCGCTGCCCGACGGGGTCCGGATCGAGGTCCGTGGCGTGCGGTTCGGCTATCTGGAGGGGCGGGAGGTGCTGCACGGGGTCGACCTGACCCTGCGGCCGGGGGAGCGGCTGGCCGTGGTCGGCCCGTCCGGCGCCGGCAAGTCCACCCTGGGCCGGCTGCTCGCCGGCATCCATCAGCCCACCGAGGGCAGCGTGACGGTCGGCGGGGTGCCGCTCGGCGCGCTCGCCCCGGACCGGCTGCGTGCCGAGGTGGCCCTGGTCAGTCAGGAGCACCACGTGTTCATCGGAACCCTGCGCGAGAACGTGGCGATGGCCCGCCCCACCGCGCCCGAGCCGGACGTCCGCAGCGCGCTCACCGCCGTGCACGCGCTGGCCTGGGCGGACGCGCTGCCGGCCGGCCTGGACACGATGGTCGGCGACGGCGGGCACCAGCTGACCGCGGCCCAGGCGCAGCAGGTGGCGCTGGCCCGGCTGATCCTCGCCGACCCGCACACGCTGGTGCTGGACGAGGCGACCGCGCTGCTGGACCCACGGGCGGCCCGGGACCTGGAACGGTCGCTGGCGGCGGTGGTGGACGGGCGGACGGTGGTCGCGATCGCGCACCGGCTCTTCTCCGCGCACGACGCGGACCGGGTGGCGGTGGTGGAGGGCGGCCGGATCACCGAGCTCGGGTCGCATGACGAGCTGGTGGCGGCGAACGGGCCGTACGCGGCGCTCTGGCGATCGTGGCAGGGCGGCGCCGAACCGCCGGAAGAGCCACCGGAGAAACCGCCGGACATGGCAAGGGCGCGTCCCCGGGAGGACGCGCCCTTGTAGAACCGGTGGAACCGCGGGACGGATCAGAAACCCGGACCGTGCTGGTGGCCGTGCCCGTGGCCGTGACCGTGACCGCCGTCGCCGGCCGGAGCCGCCTCAGCCGGCTTCTCCACGATCAGGCTCTCGGTGGTCAGCAGCAGACCGGCGATCGAGACGGCGTTGGAGACCGCGTTGCGGGTCACCTTCACCGGGTCGATGATGCCGGCGGCGGCGAGGTCCACGTACTCGTCGGTGGCCGCGTTGAGGCCGTGGCCCCAACCCAGCTCGGCCACCTTGTTGACCACGACGTAGCCGTCGTGGCCGGCGTTCTGAGCGATCCAGCGCAGCGGCTCGACCAGCGCCTTGCGGACGATCGAGACACCGACCGCCTCCTCGCCGGTCAGGCCGAGGCCACCGTCGAGCTCCTTGGCGACCTGCGCGAGCGCGGCGCCGCCACCGGGGACGGTGCCTTCCTCGACAGCCGCCTTGGTCGCCGCGATGGCGTCCTCGATGCGGTGCTTGCGCTCCTTCATCTCGACCTCGGTCGCGGCGCCGACCTTGATCACCGCGATGCCGCCGGAGAGCTTGGCCAGCCGCTCCGAGAGCTTCTCGCGGTCCCAGTCGGAGTCCGACGCCTCGATCTCCTTGCGGATCTGCGAGACCCGGTCGGCGACCTCGACGGAGTTACCGCCGCCGTCGACGATGGTGGTGTTCTCCTTGTCGACCACGATCCGCCGGGCGCTGCCCAGCTGCTCAAGGCCGACCTGGTCGAGCTTGTAACCGAGCTCGGGGGCGATCAGCTCGCCACCGGTCGCGATCGCCAGGTCCTGCAGGATCGCCTTGCGGCGGTCCCCGAAGCCGGGCGCCTTCACCGCGGCGACCTTGATGGTCTTGCGCAGCGAGTTGACCACCAGGGTGGAGAGCGCCTGGCCCTCCACGTCCTCGGCCACGATGAGCAGCGGCTTGCCGGTCTGCAGCACCTTCTCCAGCAGCGGGAGCAGCTCCTCGATGCTGGAGATCTTCTGGGTGGTGATGAGGATGTGGGCGTCCTCGAGCACCGCCTCCTGCGACTCGGCGTCGGTCACGAAGTTCGGCGAGATGAAGCCCTTGTCGAACTGCAGACCCTCGGTGACCTCGAGCTCGGTCGCCATCGCCGAGCCCTCCTCGACGGTGAGCACACCGTCGCGGCCGACCCGGTCCATCGCCTCGGCGATCAGCTCGCCGATCGTGGTGTCCTGCGCCGAGATGGCGGCCACGTTGGCGATCGCCTTGTGGTCGTCG encodes:
- a CDS encoding ABC transporter ATP-binding protein, giving the protein MTHALPVADRSQAWRYARSLFRTHPGMFRATVGLHLLAALAGVTGPRLLGDLVQAVQRGAHAAELNRVAGALAGFVLLQAVLIRFAYLASARLGEQILAELREEFIARVLTLPLGTVESAGTGDLLTRTTRDVDALSKCVRLAVPETLIALLTGGLVVVALITVSPVLAIPLVIGVPITVAGTRWYVRRAPSAYLRQNAAYSEVTDGLAETVEGARTVEALGRQGQRVARTDRDLGRSWRAERYTLFLRTVWWPVIEVSYVVPMVLTLLAGGWLYLRGSVTLGQLTAAVIYVQQLIHPLDRLLSWLDELQVGSASLARLLGVADAPEPPRPAAPLPDGVRIEVRGVRFGYLEGREVLHGVDLTLRPGERLAVVGPSGAGKSTLGRLLAGIHQPTEGSVTVGGVPLGALAPDRLRAEVALVSQEHHVFIGTLRENVAMARPTAPEPDVRSALTAVHALAWADALPAGLDTMVGDGGHQLTAAQAQQVALARLILADPHTLVLDEATALLDPRAARDLERSLAAVVDGRTVVAIAHRLFSAHDADRVAVVEGGRITELGSHDELVAANGPYAALWRSWQGGAEPPEEPPEKPPDMARARPREDAPL
- the groL gene encoding chaperonin GroEL (60 kDa chaperone family; promotes refolding of misfolded polypeptides especially under stressful conditions; forms two stacked rings of heptamers to form a barrel-shaped 14mer; ends can be capped by GroES; misfolded proteins enter the barrel where they are refolded when GroES binds); the protein is MAKILSFSDDARHLLEHGVNTLADTVKVTLGPRGRNVVLDKKFGAPTITNDGVTIAKEIELSDPYENLGAQLVKEVATKTNDVAGDGTTTATVLAQALVREGLRNVTAGANPIGLKRGMDQAAEAVSKALLAKAVGVDDHKAIANVAAISAQDTTIGELIAEAMDRVGRDGVLTVEEGSAMATELEVTEGLQFDKGFISPNFVTDAESQEAVLEDAHILITTQKISSIEELLPLLEKVLQTGKPLLIVAEDVEGQALSTLVVNSLRKTIKVAAVKAPGFGDRRKAILQDLAIATGGELIAPELGYKLDQVGLEQLGSARRIVVDKENTTIVDGGGNSVEVADRVSQIRKEIEASDSDWDREKLSERLAKLSGGIAVIKVGAATEVEMKERKHRIEDAIAATKAAVEEGTVPGGGAALAQVAKELDGGLGLTGEEAVGVSIVRKALVEPLRWIAQNAGHDGYVVVNKVAELGWGHGLNAATDEYVDLAAAGIIDPVKVTRNAVSNAVSIAGLLLTTESLIVEKPAEAAPAGDGGHGHGHGHGHQHGPGF